One Nematostella vectensis chromosome 10, jaNemVect1.1, whole genome shotgun sequence genomic window carries:
- the LOC5519225 gene encoding OCIA domain-containing protein 1: MAAQDGGPVMPLELTDEERAVLRECRVNSLYFRGIPLGTVSVLLTREIIKWGYLPKAKRFAGLYYSGMFAVGLFAGIGSYRKACMDKIMRLENSNLANQVREFYKKAGIQEGYGAEQNLSTSDEFGEHKSVFQESLPLTQSPSQELRSDNTESAWPLAHPDDLKATGKTYTSYEDLRKQNRNQWATPQQHPRRDNNLQGAQHPAADNLSLSDEVKEYHSPADSYSMDDSPSTWISDDAPTSKEETPSPSSGKWPRPRMAGPPLKPKNQYGDDME; the protein is encoded by the exons atggcggctcaGGATGGCGGCCCTGTTATGCCATTAGAG CTCACGGACGAAGAGAGGGCTGTTTTACGGGAATGCAGAGTGAACAGTTTGTATTTCAGAG GGATCCCACTAGGAACAGTCTCTGTCCTTCTTACCAGAGAGATAATTAAATGGG GTTACCTTCCCAAAGCCAAGAGGTTTGCCGGACTTTATTACTCTG GGATGTTTGCTGTTGGTCTTTTCGCTGGGATCGGGTCATACCGTAAAGCATGCATGGATAAGATTATGAGATTGGAAAATTCAAATCTGGCAAATCAAGTTAGAGAGTTCTACAAAAA GGCAGGAATACAAGAGGGGTATGGAGCTGAGCAGAATTTGTCCACCTCTGATGAGTTTGGGGAACATAAGTCTG TATTTCAAGAGAGCTTGCCACTGACTCAGTCACCATCACAAGAGCTTCGTTCTGATAATACAGAGTCTGCATGGCCCTTGGCTCATCCTGACGATCTCAAGGCCACAGGAAAGACCTACACCAGTTATGAAGATCTGCGCAAGCAAAATCGTAACCAGTGGGCAACACCACAGCAACATCCAAGAAGGGACAACAACTTGCAAGGAGCTCAG CACCCCGCTGCAGATAACTTATCATTATCAGACGAGGTTAAAGAATACCATTCCCCAGCTGATTCTTACAGCATGGATGATAGCCCATCAACATGGATTTCAGATGATGCTCCCACCAGTAAGGAGGAAACCCCCTCCCCATCAAGTGGGAAGTGGCCACGCCCAAGAATGGCAG GTCCTCCTTTAAAACCCAAGAACCAATATGGTGATGACATGGAATGA